A portion of the Fusobacterium perfoetens genome contains these proteins:
- a CDS encoding ABC transporter permease produces MLTGTIEQSLIFAIMVMGVYITFRILDFPDMTVDGSFPLGAAIVASCLVKGVNPIIALALAILGGCIAGFITGFISVKFKIAGLLAGIIVMTGLYSINIKIMGRANVSLFKVESIFSSGLNKIIIIAIVVGLCKIFLDFLLRTKFGFVLRALGDNENLVVTLGVDKDKLKIYGLILSNAIVALAGGLYAQHQGFADVGMGTGTIVTGLASIIIGESIIQNKRKFSMTTIVVLGTIIYRMIITIALKVGFNASDLKLITAIIVVSILAVKNSNLLKDRGRVKKNA; encoded by the coding sequence ATGCTTACAGGGACAATTGAACAGAGTTTAATATTTGCTATAATGGTAATGGGAGTATATATAACTTTTAGGATATTGGATTTTCCAGATATGACAGTTGATGGAAGTTTTCCATTGGGAGCTGCTATAGTAGCAAGTTGTTTAGTAAAAGGAGTTAATCCAATAATAGCTCTTGCACTTGCAATCTTAGGTGGTTGTATAGCAGGATTTATAACAGGTTTTATCAGTGTAAAATTTAAAATAGCGGGGTTACTTGCAGGAATAATTGTTATGACGGGACTTTACAGTATAAATATAAAAATAATGGGAAGAGCTAATGTATCTCTTTTCAAAGTAGAAAGTATATTTTCCAGTGGTTTAAATAAAATAATTATTATTGCAATAGTAGTTGGGCTTTGTAAAATATTTTTAGATTTCTTACTTAGAACAAAATTTGGTTTTGTCCTAAGAGCTTTGGGAGATAATGAAAACTTAGTAGTAACTTTAGGAGTTGATAAAGATAAATTAAAAATATATGGACTTATATTATCAAATGCAATAGTTGCTTTAGCTGGGGGATTATATGCTCAACATCAAGGATTTGCCGATGTGGGAATGGGAACAGGAACAATTGTTACAGGACTTGCTTCAATAATAATTGGAGAAAGTATCATACAAAATAAAAGAAAATTTTCAATGACAACAATAGTGGTACTTGGAACAATAATTTATAGAATGATAATAACAATCGCTTTAAAAGTTGGATTTAATGCAAGTGATTTGAAACTTATAACAGCAATTATAGTTGTATCAATATTAGCAGTAAAAAATAGTAATTTGTTGAAAGATAGAGGGAGAGTGAAGAAAAATGCTTAG
- a CDS encoding ABC transporter substrate-binding protein — MCLKKIVRGLIISSLILLNFGCGKSEEKIEIGITQIVEHPALDSAVIGFKEALKENGFDETKLNFEIQNAQGDFGTAQTIAQGFVQSKKDLVLAVSTPSSQAMLNATNEIPILITAVTDPKAVGLVGKNLSGTTDMPPMEKQVELIKKLLPNAKKVGFLYNTSEENSRVFLEKFRKIVETNGLEIVEKGVTNVNEVGQALDILLEDVDLLYTPSDNTVTSSISLISEKAKAKKVPMITSDDAQFGAGGLATESIDFKNLGFQTGLMAVRILNGEKVSDMPIESPKDTKLMINQELAKEFGIEIPKDLLEKL; from the coding sequence AAAAAATAGAGATAGGTATCACTCAAATAGTGGAGCACCCAGCTCTTGATTCTGCAGTAATTGGATTTAAAGAGGCTTTAAAAGAAAATGGTTTTGATGAAACAAAACTAAATTTTGAAATTCAAAATGCTCAAGGAGATTTTGGAACAGCTCAAACAATAGCTCAAGGATTTGTACAAAGTAAAAAAGATTTGGTTTTGGCAGTTTCAACCCCATCATCACAAGCAATGCTTAATGCTACAAATGAAATCCCAATACTTATCACGGCAGTAACTGATCCAAAAGCTGTTGGACTTGTAGGAAAAAATCTATCAGGAACAACTGATATGCCACCAATGGAAAAACAAGTGGAACTTATAAAAAAACTTTTACCAAATGCTAAAAAAGTTGGATTCTTATATAATACAAGTGAAGAAAATTCGAGAGTATTTTTAGAAAAATTTAGAAAAATAGTTGAGACTAATGGATTGGAGATAGTTGAAAAAGGTGTTACAAATGTAAATGAAGTTGGTCAAGCATTGGATATTTTATTAGAAGATGTAGATTTATTATACACACCAAGTGATAATACAGTAACTTCATCTATAAGTTTAATTTCAGAAAAAGCAAAAGCTAAAAAAGTTCCAATGATAACATCTGATGATGCACAATTTGGTGCTGGTGGACTTGCAACAGAATCTATTGATTTTAAAAATTTAGGATTCCAAACAGGACTTATGGCAGTAAGAATTTTAAATGGTGAAAAAGTAAGCGATATGCCAATAGAATCACCAAAAGATACAAAACTTATGATAAACCAAGAGTTAGCAAAAGAATTTGGAATAGAAATTCCAAAAGATTTATTAGAAAAGTTATAA